AGGCCGATACCCGGATTACGTGTCCTGGGAACGGAATTCCCGCGTGGTCAGAGGCAGTTCCTGTGCCACACACGGTACCGGCGGGCTCGCCGAACGACAGTACTGCCCGTCCGTCGGGCCGTCTCCGGTCCGTCCCGGTGTAACCCTCGTACCCCTTGATCACGTCTTGCCGCCCCTCGGTGACGTACGGTCAAGCCCTGCCCGAACTGCGGGAGTTGCCCCTGTGAACTATTGCGGAGGACGATCCTACGGTTGCGGACCGGGGGCGTATCAAGGGTCTCATGAGGACAAGTGCGCGGGCGTACGGTCCCAGTCGTCCGGGAGAGACGGTACTCCCCATGCGGGATTCGGGCGCCAGTGCTGCCAGCCGTCCGAGAACGGCGGGCCCCACGCGCGGATCACCTCCACCGCGGACCGGCCCGCCTCGCGCACCCGCTCGGCCGCCGGCGCGTCCATCAGACCGTCCTGCTGGGCCTGCGCGAACTCGTCCTCGTCGAGCCAGTTCCACGACCGGTCCGGGTACACGCAGATGTCCAGGAAGTGGTCCTCGGAGTCCACTCCGCCGTCCCAACGGGCCAGCGGAGTCTCCAGGTTGACGTACCAGTTCTTGAAACGCCAACCCTGCTCCCAGAACAGCCACACCGACCACGGCTCGCCCGGCCGCGCCAGTTTCAGCACCCCGGTGCCGGACCACCGGCCGAGCCGCATCCCGCGCGGCTTCTTGTACCGGGAGTCCAGCGGCTCGGAGTTGAGCGAGCTGCCGTCCGCCAGCACGGGCCGTACGCACTCGGTGCCGGGCGCCAGCCAGACGGCCAGCAGGTCCTGGTCGTCGCGTACGACCGTGACGGGGCGCGCGATATGGAAGCGTTCGCCGCCGTTCTCCCGGTAGCGCCACAGGATCTGACTCCCCGGCTCCCAGAACGCCGCCGACCCGCCCGCTTCCGCTCGTCTCACCACTCCGTCGTCTCCCATGCGCAGATATTAGGTGTCATGCGCATATGACGCTGCGGTACCGGTCACGGTTCACGCCTTGGCGGGAAATCGGTTACCCGGGTGACACCGGGGACGGCCGGAACTCGCCGCCCGCTCACGGGCGCGTCACGGCCGTGTCATCCGCAGGACATCGAGCGCCTCGTCCAGTTGCTCCAGGGTGAGATCGCCGCGCTCCACGTACCCGCCCGCGAGGACGACCTCCCGGATGGTGCTCCGCTCGGCCAGCGCCTTCTTGGCGACCTTCGCGGCCTCCTCGTAGCCGATGTACTTGTTGAGCGGGGTGACCACGGACGGGGACGACTCGGCGTACTCACGGGCCCGCTCGCGGTTCGCGACGATGCCGTCCACGGTCCGGTCGGCGAGCAGCCTGGAGACGTTGGCGAGCAGCCGGACGGACTCCAGGACGTTCTTGGCGATGACGGGCAGCATCACGTTCAGTTCGAAGTTGCCGGCGGCGCCCGCCGTGGTGACCGTGACGTCGTTGCCCGTGACCTGCGCGGCGACCATCAGCACGGCCTCCGGGATCACCGGGTTGACCTTGCCGGGCATGATCGAGGAACCGGGCTGGAGGTCGGGAAGCGAGATCTCGGCCAGCCCCGTCCGCGGCCCGGACGCCATCCACCGCAGATCGTTGGCGATCTTGGTGAGGGACACGGCGACCGTCCGCAGCTGCCCGGACGTCTCCACGATCCCGTCCCGCGCGCCCTGCGCCTCGAAGTGGTCCCGCGCCTCGGTCAGCGGCAGCCCGGTGGTCCGCGCGACCTCCGCGATGACGGCGGCGGAGAACCCGGGCGGTGTGTTGATGCCGGTGCCCACGGCCGTGCCGCCCAGGGGGAGTTCGGCGAGCCGGGGCAGCGAGGCCTGAAGCCGCTCGACGCCGTACCGCACCTGGGCCGCGTACCCGCCGAACTCCTGGCCGAGAGTGACCGGTGTGGCGTCCATGAGATGCGTACGGCCGGACTTCACGACGTCCGCGAACTCGTCGGACTTGCGGGAGAGCGCGTCGGCCAGGTGTCGCAGGGCCGGGATCAGGTCACGGGTGACGGCGGCGGTGGCCGCGATGTGGATCGAGGACGGGAAGACGTCGTTGGACGACTGGGACGCGTTCACATGGTCGTTCGGATGCACCTCGCGTCCGAGGCGCTCGCTCGCGAGGGTGGCGAGCACCTCGTTGGTGTTCATGTTCGACGAGGTCCCGGAACCGGTCTGGAACACGTCCACCGGGAAGTGCGCGTCCCAGCGCCCCGCCGCGACCTCCTCGGCCGCCTCCTGGATCGCCTCGGCGATGTCCTTGTCGAGCACGCCCAGTTCGGCGTTGACCTTCGCGGCGGCGCCCTTGATCCGGGCCAGGGCCTCGATGTGGGCCCGCTCGATGTGCTGCCCGGACACCGGGAAGTTCTCGACGGCCCGCTGGGTCTGGGCCCGCCACTTGGCGTCCGCCGGTACGCGGACCTCGCCCATGGAGTCGTGTTCGACGCGGTAGTCACTCATGACCGGTACAGCGCCCCGGCCGGCCGCGATGTTCCCGGCCGACCGTCCCCGTGCAGTAGCGTCACCCCGACGAGTCGCTCATCGAACGCAGTGTCGAATGAAGCGGCCGGTGAGCCGTCCGTGTCCCGCGAAGTGCCGAAGAGAGAACCTGACTTGACCAGAGCAGTCGTACGCCGGTCCTGCGCGGCCGGTGCCGCCGTCCTGTCCCTCACCCTGCTGGCCGCGTGCTCGGACTCGGGCGAGGGCGGGGAAGAGGGCGCCTCGGGCGGAAAGGCGTCCGCCCTCACCGCGGCGGAACTGGAGAAGGCCGTCCTGAAGGACGGGGACGTCGAGGGCCACAAGGTCACCGAGCCCACCGGCACCGTGGACCAGAAGGACGTGAAGGCCGGCAGCGACGCGTGCGCGCCCGTCGCGTACGCCATGGTCGGCTCGGTGGTGGACGAGCCGGCCGCGATGGTCCAGCGCGAGACGGCCGCCGAGATCGACCCCGCCCGGGCGGCGAAGAAGGGCGGCACCGAGGCCCTCGACAACACCCGGACCCTGCTCCGCCTGACCTCCTACGACGGCGACGCGGCCCAGTCCGTGATGAAGTCCCTCGCCACCTCGGCCGAGGACTGCGCTGACGGCTTCGAGGTCACCGTCGACGGCACCGCCCAGGAGGTCACCAAGGTCGCCACGGCCACCGCGCCCGAGGGCGCCGACGAGGCGATCGCCCTCGACTTCCTGAGCGAGGGCG
The sequence above is drawn from the Streptomyces griseiscabiei genome and encodes:
- the fomD gene encoding cytidylyl-2-hydroxypropylphosphonate hydrolase, translated to MGDDGVVRRAEAGGSAAFWEPGSQILWRYRENGGERFHIARPVTVVRDDQDLLAVWLAPGTECVRPVLADGSSLNSEPLDSRYKKPRGMRLGRWSGTGVLKLARPGEPWSVWLFWEQGWRFKNWYVNLETPLARWDGGVDSEDHFLDICVYPDRSWNWLDEDEFAQAQQDGLMDAPAAERVREAGRSAVEVIRAWGPPFSDGWQHWRPNPAWGVPSLPDDWDRTPAHLSS
- a CDS encoding class II fumarate hydratase codes for the protein MSDYRVEHDSMGEVRVPADAKWRAQTQRAVENFPVSGQHIERAHIEALARIKGAAAKVNAELGVLDKDIAEAIQEAAEEVAAGRWDAHFPVDVFQTGSGTSSNMNTNEVLATLASERLGREVHPNDHVNASQSSNDVFPSSIHIAATAAVTRDLIPALRHLADALSRKSDEFADVVKSGRTHLMDATPVTLGQEFGGYAAQVRYGVERLQASLPRLAELPLGGTAVGTGINTPPGFSAAVIAEVARTTGLPLTEARDHFEAQGARDGIVETSGQLRTVAVSLTKIANDLRWMASGPRTGLAEISLPDLQPGSSIMPGKVNPVIPEAVLMVAAQVTGNDVTVTTAGAAGNFELNVMLPVIAKNVLESVRLLANVSRLLADRTVDGIVANRERAREYAESSPSVVTPLNKYIGYEEAAKVAKKALAERSTIREVVLAGGYVERGDLTLEQLDEALDVLRMTRP